From the Amycolatopsis thermoflava N1165 genome, one window contains:
- a CDS encoding GntR family transcriptional regulator produces MGATHGRGGSLRRTSFENKQQLSEKVAAYIREGIMVGQFRAGEYIRTERLAEELGVSPTPVREALMLLGSEGSVRWEPRRGYRVVPLTSRDVGDLFRVQAFIAGELAARAATELRDEELDLLEETQAKLEQAERDGDFDLVESLNYQIHRTINKASDSARLAVLLGVTVNYVPLGYYASIEGWSSASAHDHSSIFQALRARDPEGARKAMSAHIEHVGGQLVEHLRQREVLS; encoded by the coding sequence ATGGGTGCAACGCACGGCCGCGGGGGCAGCCTGCGGCGCACGTCGTTCGAGAACAAGCAGCAGCTCAGCGAAAAGGTCGCCGCCTACATCCGCGAGGGCATCATGGTCGGCCAGTTTCGCGCCGGCGAGTACATCCGCACCGAGCGGCTGGCCGAGGAGCTCGGCGTCAGCCCCACCCCGGTGCGCGAGGCGCTGATGCTGCTGGGCAGCGAGGGGTCGGTGCGGTGGGAGCCGCGGCGCGGCTACCGCGTCGTGCCGCTGACCAGCCGCGACGTCGGCGACCTGTTCCGGGTGCAGGCCTTCATCGCGGGCGAGCTCGCCGCCCGCGCCGCCACCGAGCTGCGGGACGAGGAGCTGGACCTGCTGGAGGAGACCCAGGCCAAGCTGGAGCAGGCGGAGCGGGACGGCGACTTCGACCTCGTCGAGTCGCTGAACTACCAGATCCACCGCACGATCAACAAGGCGTCGGACTCGGCGCGGCTGGCTGTCCTGCTCGGCGTCACGGTGAACTACGTGCCGCTCGGGTACTACGCCTCGATCGAGGGGTGGTCGTCGGCCTCGGCCCACGACCACAGCTCGATCTTCCAGGCCCTGCGCGCCCGTGACCCGGAGGGGGCCCGCAAGGCGATGTCGGCGCACATCGAGCACGTCGGCGGGCAGCTCGTGGAGCACCTGCGCCAGCGCGAAGTGCTCAGCTGA